In a single window of the Prochlorococcus marinus CUG1415 genome:
- a CDS encoding SprT family zinc-dependent metalloprotease codes for MPVIPLLPLFHRFNSQYFANSLAVNNQPLVKVRWSDNRLTTTAGFYKSKRINGLVDSEIILSKPILSKLSISEINSTLCHEMIHAWVDRILKKHEIHGPNFLAKMNAINAKEMNFQISVRHSFPIERRELKYIGTCQNCGEKFVYRKRIKNIACKKCCVNFFNGSWNKNCLILFD; via the coding sequence ATGCCTGTAATTCCTCTTTTACCTTTATTTCATAGATTTAATAGCCAATATTTTGCAAATTCTTTAGCTGTTAATAATCAACCTTTAGTAAAAGTTAGATGGAGCGATAATAGATTAACAACTACTGCTGGTTTTTATAAAAGCAAAAGAATAAATGGTCTAGTAGATTCTGAAATTATCTTATCCAAACCTATTTTGAGTAAATTATCTATTAGTGAAATAAACAGTACTTTATGCCACGAAATGATTCATGCATGGGTAGATAGAATATTAAAAAAGCATGAGATACATGGTCCAAATTTCTTAGCAAAGATGAATGCAATAAATGCGAAAGAGATGAATTTTCAAATTTCTGTAAGGCACTCATTTCCTATTGAAAGGAGGGAATTAAAATATATAGGAACATGTCAAAATTGTGGTGAGAAATTTGTTTATAGGAAAAGAATAAAGAATATTGCATGTAAAAAATGTTGTGTAAATTTCTTTAATGGATCATGGAATAAAAACTGTTTAATTCTGTTTGATTAG
- a CDS encoding RNA ligase family protein: protein MFKEEIIHQLELHPSRLDKEKIISEAMEEGLDDFFEGIRMALDPLVTFGVKIVPEKENEKSQNLLWKDFRELANKLIQRELTGHAARDAILQAMESATKEEWNGFYRRVLIKDLRCGVSEKTINKIAKKFPKYAIPIFSCPLAHDSANHEKKMIGKKQIEIKLDGVRVLTIIRQNKVEMFSRNGKQFHNFGHIISEIENVLKEDPTPYDLVLDGEVMSANFQDLMKQVHRKDGKQTKDAVLHLFDLCPLENFQKGRWNTSQTTRSLLVKEWVAKHSMLLKHIQTLEWENVDLDTIEGQKRFVELNKSAVEGGYEGVMIKDPDAIYECKRTHSWLKAKPFIEVTLKVVSVEEGTGRNKGRLGAILLEGEDDGNEYSLSCGSGFSDIQREEYWSKRNHLVGQLVEIRADAKTKSKDAVAFSLRFPRFKCFRGFKAGEKV, encoded by the coding sequence TTGTTTAAAGAAGAAATAATACATCAATTAGAATTACACCCAAGTCGATTAGATAAAGAAAAAATCATCTCAGAAGCAATGGAAGAAGGTCTAGATGATTTTTTTGAAGGTATTCGTATGGCGCTAGATCCATTGGTAACTTTTGGTGTAAAAATTGTTCCTGAGAAAGAGAATGAAAAAAGTCAAAATTTGTTATGGAAAGATTTTAGGGAATTAGCCAACAAGCTTATTCAAAGAGAACTTACTGGTCACGCTGCTCGCGATGCAATTCTTCAGGCTATGGAATCAGCAACAAAAGAAGAGTGGAATGGATTTTATAGACGAGTTTTAATTAAAGATCTTAGATGTGGTGTATCTGAAAAAACAATCAACAAGATAGCAAAGAAATTTCCCAAATATGCGATTCCTATTTTTTCTTGTCCTCTAGCACATGACAGCGCAAATCATGAAAAAAAAATGATAGGAAAAAAGCAAATTGAAATCAAATTAGATGGTGTGCGCGTCTTAACTATTATTAGACAAAATAAAGTAGAAATGTTTTCTCGTAATGGAAAACAATTCCATAATTTTGGACATATTATCTCAGAAATAGAAAACGTCTTAAAAGAAGATCCTACACCTTATGACTTAGTCCTAGATGGTGAAGTAATGAGCGCTAACTTTCAGGATTTAATGAAACAGGTACATAGAAAAGATGGCAAACAAACCAAAGACGCAGTTCTCCATCTGTTTGACTTATGTCCCCTTGAAAACTTCCAAAAAGGGAGATGGAACACCAGTCAAACAACAAGAAGTTTATTAGTAAAAGAATGGGTAGCAAAACATTCTATGCTTCTAAAACATATACAAACACTTGAATGGGAAAATGTAGACCTCGATACCATTGAGGGACAAAAAAGATTTGTAGAGCTAAATAAATCTGCTGTGGAAGGTGGATATGAAGGAGTAATGATTAAAGATCCTGATGCTATTTATGAATGTAAAAGAACACATAGTTGGTTAAAAGCCAAACCTTTCATTGAAGTCACATTAAAAGTTGTATCGGTTGAGGAAGGCACAGGTCGCAATAAAGGGCGACTGGGAGCAATCCTGTTAGAAGGGGAAGATGATGGGAATGAATACAGTCTTAGTTGCGGAAGCGGATTTAGTGATATCCAACGTGAAGAATATTGGTCAAAACGTAATCATCTTGTTGGTCAACTTGTAGAAATCAGAGCTGATGCTAAAACTAAATCCAAGGATGCGGTGGCATTTAGTCTTAGGTTTCCTAGATTCAAATGCTTTAGAGGATTTAAAGCTGGAGAAAAAGTATAA
- a CDS encoding TVP38/TMEM64 family protein, with amino-acid sequence MNIFLENIYNLPFFFNTGIGVFSFVCIYILVVLLILPASWLSLLSGFLYGSYLGSIIVFIAASIGASVAFFVSKSFFAKKLKNLFNRYPKLIVMEKVVEKGGLKLIFLARLSPIFPFSILNYFYGLNNVKFRDFALGLLGIIPGTFLYCSIGSLAKSLQELKNVQSPNNLYMTIVGVFSTFLVVYFLAKYSREYFENS; translated from the coding sequence ATGAATATATTCCTAGAAAATATTTATAATTTGCCTTTTTTTTTTAATACCGGAATTGGCGTCTTTTCCTTTGTTTGTATTTATATTTTAGTTGTTTTATTGATACTGCCAGCTTCTTGGTTATCTTTATTATCAGGTTTTTTATATGGCTCATATTTAGGATCAATTATCGTTTTCATTGCCGCTTCTATAGGAGCATCAGTTGCATTTTTTGTATCAAAAAGTTTTTTTGCAAAAAAGCTAAAAAATCTTTTTAACCGTTATCCAAAATTAATTGTTATGGAGAAAGTAGTAGAAAAAGGCGGACTTAAATTAATTTTTTTAGCAAGATTATCGCCGATATTTCCCTTCAGTATTCTTAATTACTTTTATGGTTTAAATAATGTTAAATTTAGAGATTTCGCTCTTGGTCTTCTTGGAATAATTCCAGGAACTTTTCTTTATTGCTCAATAGGTAGTTTGGCAAAAAGTCTCCAGGAGTTAAAAAATGTGCAATCACCAAATAATTTATATATGACTATCGTTGGAGTTTTTTCAACTTTTTTAGTTGTATATTTCTTAGCTAAATACTCCAGAGAATATTTTGAAAACTCCTAA
- a CDS encoding valine--tRNA ligase has translation MTEMNDQLSLDNYSPFEVEKKWQEKWESLKAFSPNPDDDGEPFCIVIPPPNVTGSLHMGHAFNTALIDVVVRFQRLLGKNVLCLPGTDHASIAVQTILEKKLKSEGKRSEDIGRDEFLKRAWNWKEQSGGRIVSQLKRIGYSVDWTRERFTLDQKLNEAVVEAFIILYKKNLIYRGEYLVNWCPESQSAVSDLEVEMQEVNGHLWHFKYPLISESGEQLDKYLEIATTRPETLLGDTAVAVNPNDNRYKEFIGFKVKVPFVDREIPIIADSHVDKDFGTGCVKVTPAHDPNDFAIGKRHNLKQINVMNKDGTLNSNAGKFQNLDRYEARKKIIQELDNLGLLTKIEDYKHTVPFSDRGKVPIEPLLSTQWFLKMDDISQGCLNEINLKNPSFIPPRWEKVYKDWLDNINDWCISRQLWWGHQIPAWFVLDDSQDSIEQNTPYVVARNEEDALIKANKKFGLNIKLVRDKDVLDTWFSSGLWPFSTLGWPNINDPDFKKWYPNSVLVTGFDIIFFWVARMTMMGNTFTNNIPFKDVYIHGLVRDENNKKMSKSSGNGIDPILLIDKYGSDALRFALIREVAGAGQDIRLDFDRKKDTSSTVEASRNFANKLWNATKFVLINKTSNTHYSLNESDETSLELCDKWILSKLNQVNMKVADLLKAYKLGESAKLLYEFAWNDFCDWYVEFAKQRFNNKETKNRQISEKVLIKVLNDILVMIHPFMPHITEELWHVLQLKPDTALLSLQKWPTQENKFVDNKLDNSFQQLFEIIRLIRNLRAELGLKPSEKVPVYLISDNDELIDFLNILVDDIQTLTKSSEVFIFKTNAVDKKEFAKSFSGIISDLEVYLPFQDFVNIDALKERLTKDLKKVTIELENLNKRLSNKNFVDKAPKDIVDECRFKLNEGSVQMERITKKLELLN, from the coding sequence ATGACAGAGATGAATGATCAATTATCTTTAGATAATTATTCACCTTTTGAAGTAGAAAAAAAGTGGCAAGAAAAATGGGAAAGTTTAAAGGCGTTTAGTCCTAATCCTGATGATGATGGGGAGCCTTTTTGTATTGTTATACCCCCACCGAATGTTACTGGATCTTTGCATATGGGACATGCATTTAATACAGCTTTGATAGATGTTGTAGTACGTTTTCAAAGACTTTTAGGGAAGAATGTGTTGTGTTTACCAGGAACTGATCATGCTTCAATAGCTGTTCAAACTATTCTCGAAAAAAAATTAAAAAGTGAAGGCAAAAGAAGCGAGGATATTGGAAGAGATGAATTTCTTAAAAGAGCATGGAACTGGAAAGAACAAAGTGGTGGCAGAATAGTTTCTCAATTGAAAAGGATAGGATATTCAGTTGACTGGACTAGAGAAAGATTTACTTTAGATCAAAAATTAAATGAGGCAGTTGTTGAGGCTTTTATTATTCTTTATAAAAAGAATTTAATTTATAGAGGTGAATACTTAGTTAATTGGTGTCCTGAATCTCAATCTGCCGTAAGTGATCTGGAAGTTGAAATGCAAGAAGTAAATGGTCATTTATGGCATTTTAAATACCCTTTAATTTCTGAAAGTGGGGAACAGTTAGATAAGTACTTAGAGATTGCAACAACAAGGCCAGAAACTCTTTTGGGTGATACTGCTGTGGCAGTTAATCCTAATGATAATAGATATAAAGAATTTATTGGTTTCAAAGTAAAAGTCCCTTTCGTTGATAGAGAAATACCTATTATCGCTGATTCACATGTTGATAAAGATTTTGGTACTGGATGTGTCAAGGTTACTCCAGCCCACGATCCAAATGATTTTGCCATAGGAAAAAGGCATAATTTAAAACAGATTAATGTAATGAATAAAGATGGAACTTTAAATAGTAATGCAGGTAAATTTCAAAATTTAGATAGATATGAGGCTAGAAAGAAAATTATCCAAGAATTGGATAACTTAGGCCTTTTGACAAAGATAGAGGATTACAAACATACTGTTCCTTTTTCTGATAGAGGTAAGGTGCCAATCGAACCTTTATTATCAACACAATGGTTTTTGAAAATGGATGACATATCTCAAGGATGTCTTAATGAAATTAATTTGAAAAACCCATCGTTTATTCCTCCACGCTGGGAGAAAGTTTATAAGGATTGGTTAGACAATATTAATGATTGGTGTATCAGTAGGCAATTATGGTGGGGGCACCAAATACCAGCATGGTTCGTTTTAGATGACTCTCAAGACTCAATAGAACAAAATACTCCATATGTCGTTGCAAGAAACGAGGAGGATGCCTTAATCAAGGCTAATAAAAAATTTGGATTAAATATTAAATTGGTTCGTGATAAAGATGTCTTGGATACTTGGTTTTCAAGTGGTTTATGGCCTTTCTCAACCCTTGGCTGGCCAAATATAAATGATCCGGATTTTAAAAAATGGTATCCAAATAGTGTTCTTGTTACTGGTTTCGATATTATTTTCTTCTGGGTGGCGAGAATGACAATGATGGGAAATACTTTCACGAATAATATTCCTTTTAAGGATGTTTATATTCATGGTCTAGTGCGAGATGAAAATAATAAAAAAATGAGTAAAAGTTCAGGTAATGGTATTGATCCAATACTTTTAATTGATAAATATGGTTCTGATGCTTTGCGATTTGCTTTAATTCGAGAAGTTGCAGGCGCTGGACAAGATATTCGGCTTGATTTTGATAGGAAAAAAGATACATCTTCAACTGTTGAGGCTTCAAGAAATTTTGCGAATAAATTATGGAATGCAACTAAATTTGTATTAATTAATAAAACTTCCAATACTCATTATTCGCTTAATGAGAGTGATGAAACTTCTTTAGAATTATGTGATAAGTGGATTTTATCGAAACTGAATCAGGTTAATATGAAGGTCGCTGATTTGTTGAAAGCATATAAATTGGGAGAATCTGCGAAACTACTATATGAATTTGCATGGAATGATTTTTGTGACTGGTATGTGGAATTTGCTAAACAAAGGTTTAATAATAAAGAGACTAAAAATAGACAAATATCTGAGAAAGTTTTAATAAAAGTGCTCAATGATATTTTGGTGATGATTCATCCTTTTATGCCGCACATTACTGAAGAACTTTGGCATGTACTGCAACTAAAACCAGATACAGCATTATTATCACTTCAAAAATGGCCAACTCAAGAAAATAAATTTGTTGATAATAAGCTTGATAATTCCTTTCAGCAACTCTTTGAAATTATTAGATTGATTAGAAATTTGAGAGCTGAATTAGGCCTAAAGCCATCAGAAAAAGTTCCTGTTTACTTAATTTCAGACAATGATGAATTGATTGATTTCTTAAACATTTTAGTGGATGATATTCAAACCTTAACTAAATCTTCTGAAGTATTTATTTTTAAAACTAATGCTGTTGATAAAAAAGAGTTTGCTAAATCTTTTTCTGGGATAATTAGTGATTTAGAGGTTTACTTACCTTTTCAGGATTTTGTAAATATAGATGCATTAAAGGAACGGTTAACCAAGGATTTAAAAAAGGTGACTATTGAATTAGAAAATTTAAATAAGAGATTATCTAATAAAAATTTCGTTGATAAGGCTCCAAAAGATATTGTTGATGAATGCAGATTTAAATTAAACGAGGGTTCGGTACAAATGGAGAGAATTACTAAAAAACTCGAACTTTTGAATTGA
- a CDS encoding AIR synthase, whose amino-acid sequence MTEIVNLSISQSAASELSRQASFGGSPGEMSIDLVEDKNCSEGWMHIKLRPGTCNGSPISRTEGVTLYADVKKFNLLKDLKLDYYGDLSGGGFLISTPKNAKRCSCGSGFKLL is encoded by the coding sequence ATGACTGAGATCGTCAATCTTTCAATCAGTCAAAGCGCTGCTTCAGAACTATCTCGGCAAGCTTCTTTTGGAGGTTCTCCTGGAGAAATGTCCATTGATTTGGTTGAGGATAAAAATTGTTCCGAAGGATGGATGCATATTAAATTAAGACCAGGAACATGTAATGGATCCCCTATCTCAAGAACAGAAGGAGTCACTTTATATGCGGATGTAAAAAAGTTTAATTTACTTAAAGATTTAAAATTAGATTATTACGGGGATTTAAGTGGTGGTGGATTTCTTATTTCAACTCCAAAAAATGCAAAACGTTGTTCCTGCGGTTCTGGCTTCAAACTTTTGTAG
- the mazG gene encoding nucleoside triphosphate pyrophosphohydrolase, with amino-acid sequence MSSNDRYNLQKNSDLETIESFKILISNVKLLKDKTWGCPWQKIQSHKSLIPFLHEESSEFIDAIYEKKADNICEELGDLLLQIMLHAEIGYEKKEFELNDVIKNLNKKIINRHPYIFNKKEKVSLEKSQQIWENIKNSEKEAPHMESSISKNLNLKIKNLPPTVGTDKITNVVKEYGFKWESTDQIFEKLEEEINELKEAIKSKNDSDIKNEFGDIYFTLINLSNFLKINPESALQKTNKKFLHRFSIIEHHAGDNIKKQTSKDFQRLWQIAKQKLKRKNS; translated from the coding sequence ATGTCCTCAAACGATAGATATAACTTGCAAAAAAACTCCGATTTAGAGACTATAGAGAGCTTTAAAATTTTAATATCTAATGTCAAATTATTAAAAGATAAAACTTGGGGATGCCCTTGGCAGAAAATACAGTCTCATAAATCGTTGATCCCATTTTTACATGAAGAAAGTAGTGAATTTATAGATGCGATATATGAAAAAAAGGCGGATAACATATGTGAAGAGTTAGGAGATCTTTTATTACAAATAATGCTTCATGCAGAAATAGGTTACGAAAAAAAAGAATTTGAACTAAATGATGTTATAAAAAATCTAAATAAGAAAATTATTAATAGACATCCATATATTTTCAACAAAAAAGAAAAAGTATCTCTGGAAAAATCGCAACAGATTTGGGAAAATATTAAAAATTCAGAAAAAGAAGCACCTCATATGGAATCATCAATTAGTAAAAATTTAAATTTGAAAATCAAAAATTTACCGCCAACGGTTGGAACAGATAAAATCACAAATGTTGTTAAAGAATATGGTTTTAAATGGGAGAGTACCGATCAGATTTTTGAAAAGTTAGAAGAAGAGATTAATGAATTAAAGGAAGCAATTAAAAGTAAAAATGATTCAGACATAAAAAATGAATTTGGAGATATTTACTTTACCCTTATTAATCTCTCAAACTTTTTAAAGATAAATCCTGAATCAGCTCTTCAAAAAACTAATAAAAAATTCTTACACAGATTTTCAATCATTGAACATCATGCAGGAGATAATATTAAAAAACAAACGTCTAAAGATTTTCAAAGGCTTTGGCAAATAGCCAAGCAAAAACTTAAAAGAAAAAATTCTTAA
- the speE gene encoding polyamine aminopropyltransferase has translation MNHISTWIDEYHKGSRFGLNGEILIKQKSKYQEILVIENEYYGRALMLDGCWMTSLKDEKYYHECLVHPALSSIDEKYNVLIIGGGDGGTARECVKYSQISKIDLVEIDEEVIKISKKFLKEIGGEAWNDKRLKIHIDDGVQWVKKTRDNFYDVIFIDCSDPSEFSNLLFSDSFYRECKRILTKNGILATQSESPESFKNIHISILKTLKKIFRVSETMYSFVPIYPSGIWSWTFASEKVLNLSKQNCNEALRIEKGCEIWNLNFQNAAFKMMPNKIFKELN, from the coding sequence ATGAATCATATTTCAACATGGATAGATGAATATCATAAAGGCTCAAGATTCGGCCTAAATGGAGAAATTTTAATTAAACAAAAATCAAAATATCAAGAAATTCTTGTTATTGAAAATGAATATTATGGCAGAGCTTTAATGCTAGATGGTTGTTGGATGACATCATTAAAAGACGAGAAATATTATCATGAGTGTCTTGTGCATCCAGCATTAAGTAGTATTGACGAAAAATATAATGTATTAATTATTGGTGGGGGAGACGGTGGTACTGCAAGAGAATGCGTTAAATACTCTCAAATATCAAAAATTGACCTAGTAGAGATTGATGAGGAAGTAATCAAAATATCGAAAAAATTTTTAAAAGAAATTGGAGGCGAAGCTTGGAATGACAAAAGATTAAAGATTCATATTGATGATGGTGTTCAATGGGTAAAAAAAACAAGAGATAATTTTTACGACGTTATATTTATAGATTGCTCAGATCCCTCAGAATTTTCAAATTTATTATTTTCAGATTCGTTTTATAGAGAATGCAAAAGAATTCTTACAAAAAATGGTATCTTAGCAACGCAAAGCGAATCACCTGAATCCTTCAAAAATATTCACATAAGTATTTTGAAAACCCTGAAAAAAATCTTTAGAGTCTCTGAAACTATGTATTCATTTGTACCTATATATCCAAGCGGTATTTGGAGTTGGACATTCGCTTCGGAAAAAGTTCTAAATTTATCAAAGCAAAATTGCAATGAAGCCCTGAGAATAGAAAAAGGTTGTGAAATTTGGAATTTAAATTTTCAAAATGCAGCATTCAAAATGATGCCAAATAAAATTTTCAAAGAACTCAATTGA
- the speB gene encoding agmatinase, which produces MINNLFDNENAIFMGAKRSPDDCSIGIFGVNYDGTCSFKPGARFGPEAIRQVSSSLETYCPKLNKDLEDIMYVDFGSILIDKNDSKSVIKSVKSATNFLINQRLSPIMLGGEHSITRGAIEALVEQYPDLILVQLDAHADLRESYIGNKHSHACAMKRCLEVLPEKKILQVGIRSGTKEEFQIMHNNNQLVNFCPGGNAQELKQALLPYSRSPIYLTIDLDWFDPSLLAGTGTPEPGGFFWNDFEEILKTLKDFRIVASDIVELSPEIDKSGVSSIVAAKVLRSLILSLENMQ; this is translated from the coding sequence ATGATAAACAATTTATTTGATAACGAAAATGCGATTTTTATGGGAGCAAAAAGAAGCCCTGATGATTGCTCAATTGGTATATTTGGAGTCAATTATGATGGGACATGTTCTTTCAAACCAGGAGCTAGATTTGGTCCAGAAGCGATAAGACAAGTCAGTTCTTCGTTAGAAACATATTGTCCAAAACTAAATAAAGACTTAGAGGATATTATGTATGTTGATTTTGGGTCAATACTAATTGATAAAAATGACTCAAAGTCCGTTATTAAATCGGTCAAATCAGCAACAAATTTTTTAATTAATCAACGCCTTAGTCCTATTATGCTTGGAGGCGAACACTCTATTACCAGAGGTGCTATTGAAGCATTAGTAGAACAATATCCAGATTTGATATTGGTTCAACTTGATGCTCATGCTGATTTAAGAGAATCATATATAGGAAATAAACATAGTCATGCTTGTGCCATGAAAAGATGCTTAGAGGTGTTACCTGAAAAGAAAATTTTGCAAGTAGGAATAAGAAGTGGGACTAAAGAAGAATTTCAAATTATGCATAACAACAATCAATTAGTTAACTTTTGTCCAGGCGGAAATGCACAAGAGTTAAAACAAGCACTGCTACCATACTCTAGGTCTCCAATCTATTTAACAATAGATTTAGATTGGTTTGATCCCAGTTTATTAGCAGGGACGGGAACTCCAGAACCGGGAGGATTTTTTTGGAATGATTTTGAAGAAATCCTGAAAACTTTAAAAGACTTTAGAATTGTGGCTTCAGATATTGTGGAATTATCTCCAGAAATTGATAAAAGTGGAGTTAGTAGCATAGTTGCAGCCAAAGTACTTAGAAGCTTAATTTTGTCATTAGAAAATATGCAATAA